One genomic window of Monodelphis domestica isolate mMonDom1 chromosome 1, mMonDom1.pri, whole genome shotgun sequence includes the following:
- the LOC100015759 gene encoding granzyme B(G,H), which produces MHFLVPVLLIFLQSSDSRAGEIIGGREAKPHSRPYMAYLKYSNKNGKSGICGGFLVQKKFLLTAAHCWGSSISVLLGAHNIKKPEKTQQQIPVLRAIRHKEYNNKNFNNDIMLLQLKKMARLNQDVGLLALPQKAVKVKPNQTCIVAGWGCTLKRLFSDTLQEVKLKVRRDYECKEKYRNHYNHSTQMCVGDPNVQKASFQGDSGGPLVCDGIAQGIVSYGFQNGSSPRVFTRISSFLPWIKRTMKTLEDKR; this is translated from the exons ATGCATTTCCTAGTTCCTGTCTTACTGATCTTCCTCCaatcttctgattccagagctG GGGAGATCATCGGGGGCCGGGAGGCAAAGCCCCATTCCCGGCCATACATGGCATATCTGAAGTACagcaataaaaatggaaaaagtggAATATGTGGTGGTTTTCTGGTTCAAAAGAAATTTTTGCTGACAGCAGCTCACTGCTGGGGAAG TTCAATAAGTGTCCTTCTTGGAGCACACAATatcaaaaagccagaaaaaacCCAGCAGCAGATTCCTGTGCTCAGAGCCATCCGTCACAAAGAATATAACAATAAGAACTTCAACAATGATATTATGTTACTTCAG CTGAAGAAGATGGCCAGACTAAACCAAGATGTGGGGCTTTTGGCCTTGCCCCAGAAGGCAGTCAAGGTGAAGCCTAATCAGACATGTATTGTGGCAGGCTGGGGGTGTACCCTCAAAAGGCTCTTCTCAGACACACTGCAAGAAGTGAAATTAAAAGTGAGGAGGGACTATGAATGCAAGGAAAAATACCGCAATCACTACAATCATAGCACCCAGATGTGTGTTGGAGATCCTAATGTCCAAAAGGCTTCCTTTCAG GGGGATTCCGGAGGCCCTCTTGTGTGTGATGGAATAGCCCAGGGCATTGTCTCGTATGGATTTCAAAATGGATCATCCCCTCGGGTGTTTACCCGGATCTCCAGCTTCTTACCATGGATCAAAAGAACAATGAAGACTCttgaagacaaaagataa